The proteins below come from a single Paraburkholderia flagellata genomic window:
- a CDS encoding RNA-binding protein, translating into MHLTVWNVPETCSEQDVRSFFERELGKYAKGITVYDAGTPNAHADLELDSDVPYVADAVARELQSRRLAGVALKVSALPFEDEEPPQRPRN; encoded by the coding sequence ATGCATCTGACTGTCTGGAATGTTCCCGAAACCTGCAGCGAGCAGGACGTGCGCAGCTTTTTCGAGCGCGAACTCGGCAAGTACGCCAAGGGCATCACCGTTTATGACGCGGGCACGCCGAACGCGCACGCGGACCTCGAACTCGACTCCGACGTGCCCTACGTGGCCGATGCCGTGGCGCGCGAACTTCAGTCCCGCCGCCTCGCCGGTGTGGCGTTAAAGGTGAGCGCGCTGCCGTTCGAAGACGAGGAGCCGCCGCAGCGTCCACGCAACTGA
- the nadE gene encoding ammonia-dependent NAD(+) synthetase produces MPARSDANPEAERRARQQRIIAELNVAARFDAQTEIGRRVRFLAQRLEASGLQTLVLGISGGIDSATAGRLAQLSVESLRAQGHAAARFIAMRLPYGTQRDEADAAAALAFIAADETLTVDMRPAADAMLASLTAGGLAFADESAQDKVHGNIKARERMIAQYAVAGARAGLVIGTDHAAESLMGFFTKFGDGGADVLPLAGLNKRRVRALARALGAPAELVEKTPTADLETLRPLHPDEDAYGIGYDEIDDFLEGKPVSEHAYETIFRFYEATRHKRSLPYTPYDAADEPR; encoded by the coding sequence ATGCCCGCAAGATCCGATGCCAACCCCGAAGCCGAGCGCCGCGCCCGCCAGCAACGCATCATCGCCGAACTGAATGTCGCCGCGCGCTTCGACGCGCAAACCGAAATCGGGCGCCGCGTGCGGTTTCTCGCACAGCGCCTCGAGGCGAGCGGACTGCAGACGCTCGTGCTGGGCATCAGCGGGGGCATCGATTCCGCAACAGCGGGCCGCCTTGCGCAGCTGAGCGTGGAAAGCCTGCGTGCGCAGGGCCACGCGGCGGCACGCTTCATCGCAATGCGTCTGCCCTACGGCACCCAGCGCGACGAAGCGGACGCCGCCGCCGCGCTCGCCTTCATCGCCGCGGACGAAACCCTGACCGTGGACATGCGCCCCGCCGCCGATGCCATGCTCGCCTCGCTCACGGCGGGCGGTCTCGCCTTCGCCGACGAGAGCGCGCAGGATAAGGTGCACGGCAACATCAAAGCGCGCGAACGGATGATCGCGCAGTACGCGGTGGCGGGCGCGCGAGCGGGACTCGTGATCGGCACGGATCACGCGGCGGAATCGCTGATGGGCTTTTTCACGAAGTTCGGCGACGGCGGCGCAGACGTGCTGCCGCTCGCTGGCCTGAACAAGCGACGCGTGCGGGCACTCGCGCGCGCGCTCGGTGCACCGGCCGAGCTGGTGGAGAAAACACCCACTGCGGATCTGGAAACGTTGCGCCCGCTGCATCCGGACGAAGACGCCTACGGAATCGGCTATGACGAGATCGATGACTTTCTGGAAGGCAAGCCTGTGAGCGAACACGCGTATGAGACGATCTTTCGCTTCTACGAGGCGACGCGCCACAAGCGCTCGCTGCCCTACACACCGTACGACGCCGCCGACGAACCGCGCTGA
- a CDS encoding L,D-transpeptidase, which translates to MGARVRGGVRGDAPSLPHHRTRWFGASARRAIVAALCASFCASWAASTAFAADGVTASSAHVASGAVRSVPAQAASKPVASGASAAAAASGASAARPVANAASAALGPAPASAASGASSASASSAASASSASAALAASAPPALVLPVHRMLTPQEAAEETRGALEMRKRFARDVNRRLHVPLADQRAYGQRLQAALEEKDLGALAGEFVILVDRSANVQALFIYFRAMPDEPWLMIGASPVATGRPGEFDHFLTPLGVFQHTPSNMDFRAEGTMNQNNIRGYGRRDMRIYDLGWVDGERGWGKGGYSQMRFQMHATDPDRLEPLLGIRHSKGCVRIPATLNAFIDHNGIIDAEYQALVDSGKSLWVLHSDREITPWAGRFIVVVDSERKTRPAWSPAPGGKARAKVPAGADTAD; encoded by the coding sequence ATGGGCGCTCGCGTGCGGGGTGGCGTCCGGGGCGACGCCCCGAGCCTTCCCCATCATAGAACGCGGTGGTTTGGCGCGTCGGCGCGCCGCGCAATCGTGGCCGCGCTCTGCGCCTCGTTTTGCGCTTCCTGGGCGGCAAGCACGGCTTTCGCCGCGGACGGCGTGACGGCCTCCAGCGCGCACGTTGCTTCCGGCGCCGTGCGTAGCGTGCCGGCGCAGGCAGCGTCGAAGCCTGTTGCTTCGGGCGCATCGGCTGCGGCGGCAGCGTCGGGCGCGTCTGCGGCTCGGCCTGTTGCGAATGCAGCTTCCGCCGCTTTGGGGCCAGCGCCTGCGTCGGCGGCATCGGGCGCTTCGAGCGCGTCGGCGTCGTCAGCGGCTTCTGCATCCTCGGCCTCCGCAGCGCTGGCGGCTTCCGCGCCTCCCGCGCTCGTGCTGCCCGTTCACCGGATGCTCACGCCACAAGAGGCCGCCGAAGAAACCCGCGGTGCGCTCGAAATGCGCAAGCGCTTCGCGCGCGACGTCAACCGGCGTCTACATGTGCCGCTCGCGGACCAGCGAGCCTACGGCCAGCGCCTGCAGGCGGCGCTCGAGGAGAAAGACCTCGGCGCGCTGGCAGGCGAGTTCGTCATCCTCGTCGATCGCAGCGCGAATGTGCAGGCGCTCTTCATCTACTTCCGGGCCATGCCTGACGAGCCGTGGCTCATGATCGGCGCGTCGCCGGTCGCGACGGGACGTCCCGGCGAGTTCGACCACTTCCTCACGCCGCTCGGCGTGTTCCAGCACACCCCGTCGAACATGGACTTCCGGGCGGAAGGCACCATGAACCAGAACAACATACGCGGCTACGGCCGGCGCGACATGCGTATCTATGACCTCGGCTGGGTGGACGGCGAACGCGGTTGGGGCAAGGGCGGCTATTCGCAAATGCGCTTCCAGATGCATGCCACCGACCCCGACCGCCTCGAGCCGCTGCTCGGCATCCGCCACTCGAAGGGCTGCGTGCGGATTCCGGCGACGCTCAATGCGTTCATCGACCACAACGGCATCATCGACGCCGAATACCAGGCGCTGGTCGACTCGGGCAAGTCGCTGTGGGTGCTCCACTCGGACCGCGAGATCACGCCGTGGGCGGGACGCTTTATCGTCGTGGTCGATTCAGAGCGCAAGACGCGTCCGGCGTGGTCGCCCGCGCCAGGCGGCAAGGCACGCGCGAAGGTGCCGGCGGGCGCCGACACCGCCGACTGA
- a CDS encoding DMT family transporter, translating to MLATFAPTLFVVLWSTGFVVARAIAPYADPNLFLLARFTGTAALFAIVALVMRAPWPRGREIGKHLFAGALLQGVYLGAGYWAVAQGLSAGVMALLGALQPLLTAAIAARMFGERLPPRRWSGMSLGLAGVVLVLSPKLYAAMHAGSGAIADAVAATTHTHAHANPLLVVIVAVVSVGSITAGTLYQKTSLAQADIRSASAVQNLGAAIVAAVLALALGETRWIATPTLWFSLAWGIAMLSGAGVTLLVWMVRHGDAARATALLFLAPPLAALESWLLFGETLTPMQMAGFGVALAGVLIARRA from the coding sequence ATGCTCGCCACTTTCGCCCCCACCCTTTTTGTCGTCCTGTGGTCGACGGGTTTCGTCGTCGCGCGCGCCATTGCGCCCTACGCCGATCCCAACCTCTTCCTGCTGGCGCGCTTCACTGGCACGGCCGCGCTGTTCGCGATCGTCGCGCTGGTGATGCGCGCGCCCTGGCCGCGCGGCCGCGAAATCGGCAAGCACCTCTTCGCGGGCGCGCTCCTGCAAGGCGTGTATCTGGGTGCGGGCTACTGGGCGGTCGCGCAGGGTTTGAGCGCGGGCGTGATGGCGCTGCTCGGCGCGCTCCAGCCGCTCCTGACGGCCGCCATCGCGGCACGCATGTTCGGCGAGCGCCTGCCGCCGCGGCGCTGGTCGGGCATGTCGCTCGGCCTCGCAGGCGTCGTGCTCGTGCTGAGCCCGAAGCTGTACGCCGCCATGCACGCGGGCAGCGGCGCGATCGCCGACGCCGTTGCCGCCACCACGCACACCCATGCTCACGCGAATCCGCTGCTCGTCGTGATAGTCGCGGTGGTATCGGTCGGATCGATCACGGCGGGCACGCTTTATCAGAAGACTTCGCTCGCGCAAGCCGACATTCGCAGCGCAAGCGCCGTGCAGAACCTGGGCGCGGCCATCGTGGCCGCCGTGCTCGCACTCGCGCTCGGCGAGACGCGCTGGATCGCAACGCCGACCCTGTGGTTCTCGCTGGCGTGGGGCATTGCGATGCTTTCGGGCGCGGGCGTGACGTTGCTCGTGTGGATGGTGCGCCACGGCGACGCCGCCCGCGCCACGGCTCTGCTCTTTCTCGCGCCGCCGCTCGCGGCGCTCGAAAGTTGGCTGCTGTTCGGCGAAACGCTCACGCCCATGCAGATGGCGGGCTTCGGCGTCGCGCTCGCGGGCGTGCTGATTGCGCGACGCGCGTAG